The Thermoanaerobaculia bacterium nucleotide sequence GGATCCCGGGCTCGGTCGCCACGAGAAACTCGGGGGCGTCGCTCTCGGTGACGTATCGAAGGAGCGATTTCGTCGACCCGACGTGGTCGGCGTGCTTCAGGATGGCTTCCGGACACTCCGGATGGGCGGCGATCTTCGCCTTCGGGTGCGCGACCTTGAGCCGGACGAGCTCGCGTTCCGAGAACTGCTCGTGCACGATGCAGGTTCCCGGCCACAGGACCATCCGCCGTCCCGTCTTCTTCTCGAGCCACGCGCCGAGATGGCGGTCAGGAGCGAACAGGATCTCCCGATCGGCCGGGATCGACCGCACGATCCTTTCGGCGTTCGAGGAGGTGCAGATGATGTCCGACAGCGCCTTCACGCGTGCGGAGCAGTTGATGTAGGTGATCGAGACGGCGCCCGGATGGGCGTCGCGGAACGCGCGGAACGCGTCGGGCGGGCAGGAATCTTCGAGCGAGCACCCCGCCGCGAGGTCCGGAACGACGACCTTGCGGGAGGGGTTCAGGATCTTCGCCGTTTCGGCCATGAAGCGGACGCCGGCGAAAACGATCATCCGGGCATCGGTCTTCTGGGCCGTTTTCGAGAGATCGAGGGAATCCCCCACGAAATCGGCCACGTCCTGGATCTCGGCTTCCTGGTAGTAATGGGCGAGCAGGATCGCCCGTTTCTCCTTCTTGAGACGGAGGATCTCGCTTTCGAGGTCGACGGGGACGGCGAGCGCCGCGGTGGGGGCCATCTCACTTCATTCTAACAACGAGCGGCCCGGCGGAATTGCGCCGGGGGATCGATTGGCGTGAAGATTGC carries:
- the nadA gene encoding quinolinate synthase NadA; this encodes MAPTAALAVPVDLESEILRLKKEKRAILLAHYYQEAEIQDVADFVGDSLDLSKTAQKTDARMIVFAGVRFMAETAKILNPSRKVVVPDLAAGCSLEDSCPPDAFRAFRDAHPGAVSITYINCSARVKALSDIICTSSNAERIVRSIPADREILFAPDRHLGAWLEKKTGRRMVLWPGTCIVHEQFSERELVRLKVAHPKAKIAAHPECPEAILKHADHVGSTKSLLRYVTESDAPEFLVATEPGILHQMEKNAPGKTFIPLPADTCACNLCPFMKKNTLEKVYAALRDERPEIMIPEDVRVGAERALQRMLELS